The following nucleotide sequence is from Sphingomonas telluris.
GCCGCTCGGGCCGGGCCAGTGTGACCCTGAGCACGGCACCGTCGCGCTCGATCCGAACATGCTCGCTCATGCCGCCCTCCCGAATCGGGTGACTGAAAGGCAGTCACCGGCTATGCGGCCCCAAATCCAACAAAGCCGGGATCTACGCAAACCATGAAGTTCTTCGCCGACACGGCCGAAATCGCCGAAATCCGCGATCTGGCCGCGACTGGCCTGCTCGATGGTGTCACCACCAATCCGTCGCTCATCCACAAGTCGGGCCGCGACTTCCTCGAGGTCGTGCGTGAGATCGCCGGCATCGTTCCCGGCCCCGTGTCCGCCGAGGTGGTCGCTCTCGACCATGGCAGCATGATGCGCGAGGCCGAGGTGCTGCGGAAGATCGCGGACAATATCGCGATCAAGGTTCCGCTGACCGAGGACGGCCTCAAGACCTGCAAGGCGCTCACGAGCGACGGCACGATGGTCAATGTCACGCTCTGCTTCTCCGCGGTGCAGGCGCTGCTGGCGGCGAAGGCTGGCGCGACCTTCATTTCGCCGTTCGTCGGGCGTCACGACGACATCGGCTTCGACGGCATGCAGCTGATCGCCGACATCCGCCTGATCTACGACAATTACGATTTCGACACGCAGATCCTGGTCGCGAGCGTCCGCCATCCGGTCCACGTACTGGAAGCCGCGAAGCTGGGCGCCGACGTCATGACGGCGCCGCCGAAGATCATCCACCAGCTCTTCAAGCATCCATTGACCGAGAACGGCATCAAGAGCTTCCTCGCCGACTGGGACAAGACCGGCCAGAAAATCGGCTGAAGACAGCGCCAGGAACGCACCGCTTCATCATGAGCCTTCGACGGGGCGAGCGCGGCTGATCTCCCGCGTGGATGGGGTGCTTCGCGCACTTCGCCCATGTTGTAGGAAATTAACTCTCGCGGGCGTAAGCTCCCGCTCATGGCACGAGTGATCCCCTTCCAGGACCACGCGCTTGCGCGCCTGCGCGAGCGTCTCGGCGCTGCTGAAGAAGCCAACCAGGACCTCATCGCCTTTGCGCGGGGGCATTCCGGCGCAGTGGCTGCGATTCATGAAGCGGTCCTCGCGGCGATGGAAGCCGACAGCGTTGACGACCTTCTTCATGTCGTGACTCAGGAATGGCCGCTCATCCTCGGCATCGACGCCGTCGCGTTGGCGCTCGTCGTCGGCGACAAGGCTTTCCGCGCGGACTGCAACGGCGTTCACAATGTCGAGAAGCAGCTCCTGCTGAGATCCATCGAGCAAGTGAACGGGGTCGCGATGCGGACAGTCGAGCGCGGCCACACCCTATTCGGCCCGGCCTGCGACCTGATCCGTGCCGAGGCGATCATCCGCATCGATTGCGAGCCGCCGCTTCCCGTTGGGCTCATTGCGCTCGGCCAGCGGTCCGAGCAGACGCTTGACGGCCATCACGGCTCTGAATTGCTGATGTTCCTTGGCCGGAGTCTTGCCGCTATCATCCGCCGGTGGCTGGTGGATCCGACGGACTGAACGTTCATCCCGCTAGCGCTCTCGTCGAGCGCTGGGCGGCTCACCTTCTCCATGATCGCAGGCGTTCCGCTCATACCGCGCGGGCCTATGAGGCCACGGCGCATCGGCTGATCCGGTTTCTCGGGACGTATCGGGGCGAGGCCGTTGACGTCGGTTTGCTCACCTCGCTCGGAGCTCCGGACCTGCGTGCCTTTCTCGCCCAGCGGAGGGGGGAGGGGCTCGGCGCATCTTCCGCGGCACGCGAGCTGTCGGCCGTGCGCGCCTTTCTAACCTATGCGGCGGAGAGCCAAGGTGAGCTGGCGCAGCTTCCCCGGACGAGAGCGCCGAGAAAGCAGCGAACGCTACCGCGTGCCGTGGCCGCTTCGGAAGCGATGGCGCTTGCCGAAGACGCTGGCGATGCTCCGGCGGAAGGCTGGGTCGGGGCGCGCGACCTCGCAATCCTGCTGCTGCTCTACGGTGCCGGCCTGCGGGTCGCCGAAGCCATGTCGCTCACGGGTGCCGCAAGGCCCATCGGGGAGACGCTGCGCATTACCGGCAAAAGGTCGAAGACGCGGATTGTGCCGGTCATGCCGGCGGTTCGCGAGGCGATCGAGGATTATGTGCGCCAGTGCCCTTGGCCGATTGGGCGTGACGACCCGTTATTCGTCGGAGTTCGCGGCGGACCGCTTAACCCGGACCTCGTTCGCCGGGCCGTGGCGGCAGCGCGAAGGCGGCTCGGCTTGCCCGACACGCTCACTCCCCACGCGTTACGGCACAGCTTCGCTACGCACCTGCTGGCTCGGGGGGCGGACTTGAGGGCGCTGCAGGAGCTGCTGGGGCACGCGAGCTTGTCGTCGACGCAGATTTACACGGCGGTCGACGCCGCACGGCTATTGGATGTCTATCGGCACGCGCACCCGCGCGCTTGATCAGTCTTCGACGCGGCGGTGCGTCCAGAGGCGCCAGACATAGCCGGCTGCCAGCACGACCAGCACGGCGTTCGACGCCGTTCCAACGACCTCGGCCATGTCGCCATAATGCTCACGCATCTTGAAGCCTGCGGTGGCGAGTAGGGCAGTCCAGCCCAGCGTGCCGAGCGTCGAGGCGATGAAGAAGGTCTTGAAGCGCATCTTCAGCAGTCCTGCGGGCACCGAGACCAGCGAGCGGACGGTCGGGATCAGCCGACCGAGGAAGACGAAGAAGATGCCATTCTCGCGGAACCACGTCTGCGCGCGCTCGACCTCCGCCCAGGTCATCGTCACCCA
It contains:
- a CDS encoding DUF484 family protein, producing MARVIPFQDHALARLRERLGAAEEANQDLIAFARGHSGAVAAIHEAVLAAMEADSVDDLLHVVTQEWPLILGIDAVALALVVGDKAFRADCNGVHNVEKQLLLRSIEQVNGVAMRTVERGHTLFGPACDLIRAEAIIRIDCEPPLPVGLIALGQRSEQTLDGHHGSELLMFLGRSLAAIIRRWLVDPTD
- a CDS encoding tyrosine recombinase XerC; this translates as MAGGSDGLNVHPASALVERWAAHLLHDRRRSAHTARAYEATAHRLIRFLGTYRGEAVDVGLLTSLGAPDLRAFLAQRRGEGLGASSAARELSAVRAFLTYAAESQGELAQLPRTRAPRKQRTLPRAVAASEAMALAEDAGDAPAEGWVGARDLAILLLLYGAGLRVAEAMSLTGAARPIGETLRITGKRSKTRIVPVMPAVREAIEDYVRQCPWPIGRDDPLFVGVRGGPLNPDLVRRAVAAARRRLGLPDTLTPHALRHSFATHLLARGADLRALQELLGHASLSSTQIYTAVDAARLLDVYRHAHPRA
- a CDS encoding DedA family protein, whose protein sequence is MNDWVIRLIEQSGYLGVGFLMFLETVFPPIPSEVIMPIAGMAAAEGKLQYSLVVASGTAGAMLGNIVWYLAARALGVARLEPIIRRHGRWVTMTWAEVERAQTWFRENGIFFVFLGRLIPTVRSLVSVPAGLLKMRFKTFFIASTLGTLGWTALLATAGFKMREHYGDMAEVVGTASNAVLVVLAAGYVWRLWTHRRVED
- the fsa gene encoding fructose-6-phosphate aldolase, with amino-acid sequence MKFFADTAEIAEIRDLAATGLLDGVTTNPSLIHKSGRDFLEVVREIAGIVPGPVSAEVVALDHGSMMREAEVLRKIADNIAIKVPLTEDGLKTCKALTSDGTMVNVTLCFSAVQALLAAKAGATFISPFVGRHDDIGFDGMQLIADIRLIYDNYDFDTQILVASVRHPVHVLEAAKLGADVMTAPPKIIHQLFKHPLTENGIKSFLADWDKTGQKIG